The window ccattgGGACGATCCAAAAAAATATTGTCTATGTAGTCCAGGGCCTGTCTCGAAAGGCCAGGGTAACCAATCTTTGCAATGTCGCTGTCAAAGAGAAATATGTTACTGGATCTGATTCGACCATGGATAACGAAAGGTTCTGCCTTTGCATGGAGGAACTCAAGCCCAGCCGCAGCACCCATGGCAATCTTCATACGTTGCGCCCATGATAGAACCGGTCCTGGTTCGGCTCCCCTAACATTATTTTTACCTGTGATCATAAACCGCAAAAATATCAGCATTTTTGCAGGAGAAACTATTTTCTTAATCCAATATTCATAGCAGTTGATCAATTTGATGACATCTGTTTTGGCTCAAACAAGTCgcttgatatggcacaaatatgaaCAAACACAACAAAGTGTCCCTCTCCCTACAGTCTTGCAAGAAGTTGAGCTATATACCAGGGAGCACACAAAAATCTGTAAGTAACAACTCACCATGAAGAATATCGTGCAAGGATCCCTTGGATGCGTACTCGTAAGCAAGAACATGGCTGTCTCCTTCAACACAGTTTCCAAGAAGTTGGAGAACGTTCTCATGTCTGAATCTTGAGACCACCGGAACCTGCAGCAGAAGGGTGATAGTTAAAGGCAAGCCTTGTTGTACAGATAAAAGAATAGCATAAACTGTAATGGAGAAAAAGAAGGCACaagccatgacctccagaataatTTCTTTAGCAGGCCTAATCTTCTTGATCGCGGATTTACGTCCATCTTTGAGCACTCCGAAAAAAACTTTACTGTGTAAGTTCTCTCCTATTAGAGTATCATTGCTAAAGTTCCTGGTTATTTCCTTTAGTTTATCCATGGAAATGGTCCGTACCACCACTGGTGGAATTTGTTTAGTGTTGTTGATAGTAACAGTGGTAATAGGGGTAGGGGAAAGCACATCCTCTGCCTTTCCACTTTTAGCAAGTCCAGAGTTGCTACCTGCATTAGGGGGAAATTGAAATGAAAATATAATATGAGAAGGTATTCAACATTTAGTTGTAATATTTAGCACGATGTCTTAACATTAATTCAAGGGCAGAGGAACTATTAAAATTGACATGCCAATCGGAAATAACTACAAAAATCTTACATGTAGAATTTCTGCCAATGCGATGATGGTAATCTTTTCTGATTGTCCTGAGTCTGTCTGCTACTTCAACCATTTCTGGACGCATTTTTGCCTCCATTTTCAAGCATTCAGCTGCTAATCTTGCGATGTTTTCAAGAAATTTTATATTCTTTTTATCATTCGCAATTTCCTCATCAAACATTTGCCTCACCTTTTTCCCTTTTCTCAGGGCTTCGGCAAAACTTCGAGCAAGGCTGATATTCCCATCCAAAGCTTTCTTCCGGGTGATGATTTCCAACAAAACGACTCCGAAACTGTATACATCACTCTTGGAAGTTAGAATCCCACTGTGACAGAACAAAGGGTCCACGTAACCTATACTACCCATGATAGATCTGGTGTGCTGAGTCTCATCAGTAGCAAGCAATCTTGCTATCCCAAAATCAGATAACTTTGGCCGGAGATTTTCATCTAGCAGTATATTAGAGGTTTTGATGTCACCATGAAGAACTGGGCTATACATTGAATGCATGCATGATAATACTTCAGTTGACTCAATGGCGATGTCCAAACGTTTGTCCAAAGGGAAGGGGACAAAACCATTAGCATTGCTGCTGCAGTGAAGCATGTCGTAGAGGTTGCCATTGCATACGAGCTCCATAACAATCGTAAGAGCATTTTCCTCCGTGCAGCAACCAAACAGTCTGACAACATTCTTGTGATTTATCTGGGAATGCACTATCACCTCTTTGGCAAACTCTTCTTTCTTGGTTCCATTTTTGTATATCTTTACCGCAACTGGACAAAGACCATCTAATTTTCCTTTGTAAACCTTACTAAATCCCCCTTCTCCCAGCATGGTGCTATACCCACTCGTGATGTCTTCTATCTCTTTTTGAGTGAAAGATCTTAGATTATAGTTACTCACTCCTCTTTCAAGCACCACATGTCCATTAGTATGAAGGAAATCCCTAACGTTGCTCCCTTGGTAATCCATTTACAAACTGCAAACCAAGATCAAATCCGTAAAACGAGGAGAGGCGTGGCTTGCCTGCGTAGGTCAGGATGTCAACTAATATCAGTGTGCTTACTTGAAATTAATTGCTACTATGTTTTATGAGGGGGAATTTTACCTCTCCAACTAAAGACATATTGCAAGATTTGGTTTAGCTTTGGTTTTACTTTCAAATAACGAAACTTGATGCAAAAGAACACAAAATGTTTCTATCATTACCAGTTGGAATAGCATCCTAATTAATGGGTTATGGCAGAGAAGCAATTTTCCGCTGTTGCAAAGATGAGGTCCAAGGAGACACAAATTGGGAGGCAGGTAACCGAGGATTCAGATCGTTGTACCTCACACATGTGTTTAGATAAGATTGTTGACCCAAAAACAAACAAGCCCCCTCGAAGCAAACTTATATTATTGTAAGGCAAGATGAATTCTTTGTGCAGAACCAAGCAACAGAGATGGACAACAAAGATGCATAATAATGAAAATGAACTGGACATGCATGTCTGGTGGGTAAAAATGAGTCAAGCAAAGACTTGGTTACCTGTTAATTCCTGCGTTGTTTGTCTGCGGCGCGTCGTCTTCTGGCAGCCTGCCTGCTGCGGTTGAGCTAGCTTTGCTTATCGGACCTGAGATGTTCTTCCTCCCTAACTGGTCTTCTTATCACTCCACCTGCTCCCATGTTTTTTTTTGACGGAAAGgccttcatggctagctttatttccTCAAATAAAAGTTACATCATCAACTAAAAAGGTAGATATAAAGTCGGGTGGTGCGTCCGACCAAAAAAATGGTGGATCAACACGCCCCCGTTGCGCTAGCACATGAGCTACCATATTCGACTCCCTATTACAATGTTCAATAAGGACCTTCCCGAATTCCTGGAGTAAACTTCGACATTCATCTAAAATTGGTGCTGCGACCATTGAGTGTCCAGTGTTCTGGTTTAATGCGTCCACCACCACCAAATTGTCCATTTGGATGAAAATAGAGTTGCAGTCTATATTCAGTGAGAGCTTTAGACCTTCCATGAGGGCCGCAGCTTCGGCTGAAACTATGTCAGGGACATGTTCAAGTCTTGCAATGGATGCGCATACAAACAGACCATGGTTGTCACGGACAATTGCCCCACACGCTCCTGAGTGGTCATCTTCCGAAAATGAGGCATCAACATTAAGTGCAATCTGGCCAGACAATGGTCTTTTCCATATGATTAATCTTGGCGTCACACTTGGCTTTTTGGCAGCTAGTACAAAGTTCAGGGCCACTGCTTGTATGGCACTGCTAGTTCGGGATGGGGACTGAACTTCCTCATTCCTAACAATCAGACGTCGTTGCCACCACAAGTACCAGCCTGTCACGGCAACCATCTCTGGAATTTGGACCACATCACTATATTGTTCCTGGTTAGCTTTGTCGCATAAAAAGGCATCCAGAACTTCAGCGCCAGATTTTCCATCAGTGCATGAGGCGTTTATTCTTTTCAGTAACCCGAGTTGCATCCAAATCTCCTTCGCTCTACCACAACTGAACAACATATGTGATACATCTTCCGCGTGTAACTTGCAGATCGGGCATTGGCCGGATGTTGCAATATGTCGGTTAGCCAGAACACCCATACAAGGTACAGCATTGTGAAGGCATCTCCATAAAAAGATTTTAACTTTGCTTGGGACTTTCAGACTCCACAGCTTTGCCCAAACCGGATGCTGAGCTGATCGTCCTCCGTACATTGGACCGGAATTGGAGTCAATGTAATTATCTTCCCACTGTCGGTAATAAGCTGATTTTACACTAAAAATTCCTGACTTGGTGAGGTGCCACGCCACGAAGTCTTCAGTGTCATCCTGGTATATGGGGATCTGGAGTATGCGATCGGCATCAACGGGCCAGAAAATTTCACGCACAAGTTTgccgtgggtgggtgggtgggcagGTGGGTGGCGGTGTGGAAACGACCAGAAAGAAAGTCATAGTCAATAAGGAGGCGGCTTGGGTGGGGGTCGGTGGGGTGAACGGTGGGGGCACACAACGGCGGCGAGGTCTCTGCCGGAGAGCATCCATGGACAAATGCATCCTACTGATTGGGCTATATAGAGCAGCTTTCCAACTCGCGGTCCCTTGGAAACAGGCATCGGATGGGTAAATCTTCCAaccgatccaaaggcaagatatccgACTCACCGTGATGTGGCCAAGAGGGGCAGCTTCCACCAGCGCGCATGGAGCCACGTGCCGGATTTGGGTCGCCGGCGGTGAGCGCACGCCGACCAGGCAGGTGGCGGCCGTGGGGGTGGTCAGGGAGAAAgatgccggtggggtttgaccgctGCTGGAGCCTGGACGCGACGGCCTGTCGGGCCAGGGTGGTCAGCCGGTGGGCCATGTGTGCAGCCAGAGGCATTTTAAATTTCGCAGTGCCTTCTTTCTTAGTTTCCGTTCCCAAATAtacaagtctttttaaagattccaCTAGGTTGACTATATACGAATCAAAATGAACGAATCCATAAttaaaatgcgtctatatacatccgtacgtgATTCATAGTGAAATTtctgcaaagacttatatttaggaacggatggagtataaaaCAAGGGAAATTTATACTACAACAAAAACGCTCCTAGCACGTTCGAGCATTTTTATCTTCTGATGAAagaaaagcaaatgaaaactaaaTCCACACGAAGAAGAGAGATGGCAGCAGTCAGCTCTGTGGCGAGCGACATTATGGTGGCGGTGGTGCTTCTCCTCGGTTGTGTGGGCAGCGAGGAGTGAGGCAGagggaatcctggtggtggcgatgctTCTGCAGTGGCTTCTCCCTCATCATGTGTTGGAGGTCTGTCTGTGGCGGCTGATTTGGGATCGGGGATACCTTGATCTCCAGGTGAAAACCCCTAATCGTCTTTCAATCGCGGCGGCATCGGCGTGTTGCGTCGTCAGTCGTACCCTCCTGGGGGTGTCACTAGGGAGCTCAGATACCTTCCATTTGCGGTTCTGACATCGGCGGGCAAGCTCAGATCCATTCTCGTGGCTCCCTCGGCTCTGGCAGAGGCGATCAATCGGCTTCCTATCGTTTACACATGACATCTGTGGCATCGCTCTCGCTCCTCGATGTTTGCTGGCAGGATTGGCACTCCATGGCCTGGAGCAAGAGAACGGGGGCTTATCTCCGCCGACATCTTGGGGTGTGCGGTCCATCAAAGCCCGGTGATTTGTCATGAAGGCTGGTCACTCTTCTTGTATGTAGCTTTGGGTGCCTCTAGTTTGGGCGTAGGCACTCTTGTATTCATGGTTTATCTTTTGATCGGCTGTAAGAGGGTTTCCTCATCACCTTTTATCTGTTCGGTCATATTGCTTTATTTATAATAAAGCGGGGCGGAAGCTCTTTTCGTAACAAGAGAGTTGGCAACTTCAACAAGGATCAACAAAAGGACTGCAAAGGTACAGACCGGATGGTCCATAGTGTCTGAACTCCTCAAACATGCATCAAATTGAGGGGAGGTTTGTGGGTGTCTGGACATCCATCACGTCGAATTCTGATATCACGAAGCTACCCAAAACCGAGTCGGAGTCCGCCATTCTCCCAATCATGCATGTCGTCCCGCGCAAAACCCCATCCCTCCTGTTGCCACCCCGCCCCCAccaccccccacccccccaccccNNNNNNNNNNNNNNNNNNNNNNNNNNNNNNNNNNNNNNNNNNNNNNNNNNNNNNNNNNNNNNNNNNNNNNNNNNNNNNNNNNNNNNNNNNNNNNNNNNNNNNNNNNNNNNNNNNNNNNNNNNNNNNNNNNNNNNNNNNNNNNNNNNNNNNNNNNNNNNNNNNNNNNNNNNNNNNNNNNNNNNNNNNNNNNNNNNNNNNNNNNNNNNNNNNNNNNNNNNNNNNNNNNNNNNNNNNNNNNNNNNNNNNNNNNNNNNNNNNNNNNNNNNNNNNNNNNNNNNNNNNNNNNNNNNNNNNNNNNNNNNNNNNNNNNNNNNNNNNNNNNNNNNNNNNNNNNNNNNNNNNNNNNNNNNNNNNNNNNNNNNNNNNNNNNNNNNNNNNNNNNNNNNNNNNNNNNNNNNNNNNNNNNNNNNNNNNNNNNNNNNNNNNNNNNNNNNNNNNNNNNNNNNNNNNNNNNNNNNNNNNNNNNNNNNNNNNNNNNNNNNNNNNNNNNNNNNNNNNNNNNNNNNNNNNNNNNNNNNNNNNNNNNNNNNNNNNNNNNNNNNNNNNNNNNNNNNNNNNNNNNNNNNNNNNNNNNNNNNNNNNNNNNNNNNNNNNNNNNNNNNNNNNNNNNNNNNNNNNNNNNNNNNNNNNNNNNNNNNNNNNNNNNNNNNNNNNNNNNNNNNNNNNNNNNNNNNNNNNNNNNNNNNNNNNNNNNNNNNNNNNNNNNCCGTCCCCGTTTCGCCATCCGCGGTGATAGAGCTGCTAGAATATCGAAGACGATGGTCATCCCACTGGACCCAGACTCGGAGGAAGTCGCCCGCAAAGTCATGTTAGCATAACACTAAGGTCAGTGCATCAAGGCAAAGGAGAAGGCAGAAAAGGCGGTGGCAGACGATCGTGCCATAGGTCCTCACTAAAaggcgaagaagacgatggagaagccagTGCCACCCGGTCAATCGCAGCTTTGGCCCACCTAGCTGAAGACGCCCTACTACTACTACAATGCCCAGACACCTCGATACGCCCAGCACGCGGCAATCGCCGCATCGGTCCACGTCCACCTTCACCTCCAGCCATCGAGTGTTGTTCACCATAGACCTCGACACCGACTACCTCTTCATGGAGCATCAGTGCTTTTCTAGTCGTAGACAACCATTGTGGACCTCTCATCTATTGATTTCCACTCACCGTTTGTCGGAATGCCTCATCAGAGCCTGACTATGGCAAACAACGAGGCGATGATGAACACCATCCACAATGGAGGTGGCTCCAGAGAAGGACAAGTGGATGACTCCAAATTGGGGATGTCGGACACCCACCAGGCGTACACCAAGCAAACAAACGACCGCTGTCCGCCGGGTGATACCCAAAGAAGAAGAGTAGGGGTGTTGGAGATACGCCCTAGagacaatcatgtatgatgatatttcctatgcgtttatgaataaagatagtccttggacattatcaatgatgcgtATCAGCAAGTACTTGATTctttttgtgggactatgcattgtatcatGACTATCCTAAAAGGTCCTTAGTCGAAAGCGActgtgtggacgcgcaaccgaCTAGATTAGCATATAACATGgtagatggcttggtctcactagccatggagcattggatgctagccGGATAATATGGGCTCAAAAGGATCTTAAaatatcgttaagtgtaatgatAATCCTAAAAaaacattgagattatgacgttgAAAGAACGATCACATTGAATCATGTACACTATTATCCGATCTTATTGACAAATGTTCTCAAATATGCTACATGCTAAAAAATAGCCGAAGATCGAGTCCTCCTGGTTGAAAGAACGGCCATTATAAAACAAACTTCATGCAAATTGACAAACATTCATAGATTTCGAAAAAGTTCGCAAATTGAAAAGGAGTTCATGGATTTGGAAAAAGTGTGCAAAGTAAAaaacatcgaatttgaaaaaaaaatcactgATTTTGCACCAAAAAAAGTCCATCAAATTTAAAAACAAAATTCATTaattttgtaaaaaaaatcatTGAGTTTTAGTAAAAATTGATCTATTTTGAAAAACGTTGAAGAATTTACAAAAAAGTgtcatcaatttttttaaaaagacATCAAATtggatttttttcaaaaaaacaaaaaagttcatcgatttttaaaAAAGCTTCACGATTTggagaaaagttcatcgattttctaAAATAGATCATCTATTCTGAACAAAAGTTCACCAATTTTGGAAAAATGTTTGTCGGTTGAAAAAaaatttcatcgattttgaaaaaaagctCATAGATTTTTGACAAAAAAGTTCGTTGATTTACAAAaaaggttcattgattttgaaaaaggttcatcaacATTAAAAAAGCCCACCAATTTTTTAATAAATTTAATCTATTTTGGAAAATGTCCACTCAAATTTTTTTGGGAAATGTTCATTCAATttacaaaaaaggaaaaataaccaaacaaaatagcatcaaataaaaaagaaaaaggaacaagagaaaaggaaaaaagaagaaagaaaaaaagaaagaagaatatCTTACTAACACAAAGCAAATCTGTAGCGCGAAAAAACTTCAAAAAAAGTACTACCGGGAGGATTCGATCTTCGGCAATTTGGATCCAGCGCACATGGCCTAACTACTcgagctaagagcatctccaacagacgcgcTACGGCGTGGCACAAAAAAACATTTTTATAGCACCGACATAGCGCTTTTGAGCACCGAACCGCACAGTTGCTTCACCGGGCGTTGAAATTTTTTAGCGCACCAAAGCGCCGCTTCAGCAGGCGCGGCAAAATAGTGCGCACGCCCAGCACAAACAATATTTTGCATTCAATGTGAAACAAAGAAGATCAAACACGCACAAAATAAATCGACAAAAAGTAGTTCAAttattattacaactcaaacaaataattAAACTTgaatacaacaaatagttcataACCAATACAACAAATAACAGTACAACAAACATAAAATATCATGTGTTTTGTTGCCCATTCCATGCCCATCACTCCTCGACTAGATCCTTCTGAAGTTCATCATGCGTTTTCGCACGTCGAATGGCATGATAAGAGGCAACAAAAGTGGGCCACCCTCTCAACCCTCCTCCGCACTCGCGCGGGGTGTCCCATCAACTCATACTGAGAGTAGTCCAAATCTTGTCCACGCTCGTTCTCAATGATCgtgttatgcatgatcacacaagcgttcaTGATGTACCAACGGatattttgatcccaaaatctagccggtcctctcacaatagcaaattgggcttgtaaAATCCCAAAATCTTTCTCCACATATTTCCTAGTCGTCGCctaagcattgtggaaatcaagatttttcttaacTTCT is drawn from Triticum dicoccoides isolate Atlit2015 ecotype Zavitan chromosome 6B, WEW_v2.0, whole genome shotgun sequence and contains these coding sequences:
- the LOC119320573 gene encoding tyrosine-protein kinase JAK2-like, yielding MDYQGSNVRDFLHTNGHVVLERGVSNYNLRSFTQKEIEDITSGYSTMLGEGGFSKVYKGKLDGLCPVAVKIYKNGTKKEEFAKEVIVHSQINHKNVVRLFGCCTEENALTIVMELVCNGNLYDMLHCSSNANGFVPFPLDKRLDIAIESTEVLSCMHSMYSPVLHGDIKTSNILLDENLRPKLSDFGIARLLATDETQHTRSIMGSIGYVDPLFCHSGILTSKSDVYSFGVVLLEIITRKKALDGNISLARSFAEALRKGKKVRQMFDEEIANDKKNIKFLENIARLAAECLKMEAKMRPEMVEVADRLRTIRKDYHHRIGRNSTCSNSGLAKSGKAEDVLSPTPITTVTINNTKQIPPVVVRTISMDKLKEITRNFSNDTLIGENLHSKVFFGVLKDGRKSAIKKIRPAKEIILEVPVVSRFRHENVLQLLGNCVEGDSHVLAYEYASKGSLHDILHGKNNVRGAEPGPVLSWAQRMKIAMGAAAGLEFLHAKAEPFVIHGRIRSSNIFLFDSDIAKIGYPGLSRQALDYIDNIFLDRPNGPQGTSFVYDAPEYAMTGQLSTMSNVYSFGVVLLELLTGRKAFDHTLPRNQRSLVTWAKPRLNKDKVKQCVDLRLGGDYPPEAVTEMAAIAARCTEYEADFRPTMSTVVEALRPLALSSSSNLPGAAEAPGAYILDGILVLHEIVHEVKSKHLHVVFFKIDFHKPYDTVHWSFLREVLLKRGFDHHWVARVMQLVTSGRTAVNVNGEIGPYFLTGQGVRQGDPISPFLFNLVVDALASILDLAKQAGHIRGICPHLVSNGGLTHLQYADNTIMMVEGSDEVIQNLKFLLLCF